In Vibrio lentus, a single genomic region encodes these proteins:
- a CDS encoding YcjF family protein — MFDQIKDFINPSKNPDLTQAHEYQRQHLPTLWLLGKTGAGKSSFIQAVTGDSSVEVGNGFAPCTMTAMSYEFPQDKPVMRFLDTRGLSEANYDAKEDLEEIGQAGNALVVVMKADEPEQSSVLAALKQIKKQKKIKHLLLVHTAVLSSSETDRARQIQFNSNQVEKVWGKGFESVAVDFETDDSSNNSGSIYNFDVLLEKLTNILPVIGMMVVDKEHSTQEEANFDQVENEVLWYAGSAAASDLIPGVGLVSVPAIQAKMLHSLANQYGVEWNKRVFSELIGTLGSSFALQYGMKLGTRQLIKLIPVYGQTVGAVAAAAMSFGTSYGLGRAACFYFYHKNKGEEVSEQEMQKIYKESLKKGKAASGYEEN, encoded by the coding sequence ATGTTTGATCAAATAAAAGACTTCATCAATCCGAGCAAGAATCCCGATCTGACTCAGGCTCATGAATATCAGCGTCAACATCTTCCGACCTTGTGGTTGTTGGGTAAAACGGGCGCGGGCAAGTCATCGTTTATTCAAGCGGTCACGGGTGACTCTTCTGTTGAAGTCGGCAATGGATTTGCCCCATGTACCATGACGGCGATGTCGTATGAGTTTCCGCAAGACAAACCGGTGATGCGCTTTCTTGATACCAGAGGGCTAAGTGAAGCGAATTACGATGCGAAAGAAGACCTAGAAGAGATTGGTCAGGCAGGTAATGCGTTAGTCGTGGTGATGAAAGCCGATGAACCTGAACAATCCTCGGTACTTGCTGCTCTGAAACAGATTAAGAAGCAAAAGAAAATTAAGCACTTGCTGCTTGTTCATACGGCGGTGTTGTCTTCGAGTGAAACCGACCGAGCAAGGCAAATTCAGTTCAATTCTAATCAAGTAGAGAAGGTTTGGGGCAAGGGCTTTGAATCCGTCGCGGTGGATTTCGAAACGGATGATTCGAGCAATAACAGTGGCTCAATATATAACTTTGACGTTTTGTTAGAAAAGCTGACCAACATCCTTCCTGTTATTGGCATGATGGTGGTAGACAAAGAGCATTCTACCCAAGAAGAAGCCAACTTTGACCAAGTAGAAAATGAAGTGCTTTGGTATGCAGGAAGCGCCGCCGCCAGTGACCTTATTCCGGGGGTTGGCTTGGTGTCTGTACCTGCGATCCAAGCGAAAATGCTCCATAGTTTGGCGAACCAATATGGGGTCGAATGGAACAAGAGAGTGTTTAGCGAGTTGATAGGCACTTTGGGAAGCAGCTTTGCGTTGCAATACGGAATGAAATTGGGAACTCGACAGCTGATAAAGCTGATTCCAGTGTATGGTCAAACGGTGGGGGCAGTTGCTGCTGCGGCCATGAGTTTCGGAACCTCTTATGGTTTGGGTCGCGCGGCTTGTTTTTACTTCTATCATAAGAACAAAGGCGAAGAAGTCTCTGAACAAGAGATGCAGAAGATCTACAAAGAATCCCTGAAAAAAGGTAAGGCGGCGTCGGGCTATGAAGAAAATTAG
- a CDS encoding Dabb family protein produces MNRKETGMIRHILLIKFKVEAEASEIEKLKGLFEAMPSKVEGVDSVEWGLNDSPENKNQGYTHSVLMTFADEAGRQNYLPHPEHDALKDVFRPLLDDIIVFDYSL; encoded by the coding sequence ATGAATCGAAAAGAAACGGGAATGATTCGTCATATTTTGCTGATTAAGTTTAAAGTAGAGGCTGAAGCTTCTGAAATAGAGAAACTGAAAGGACTGTTTGAAGCGATGCCCAGTAAGGTAGAAGGTGTTGACTCGGTAGAGTGGGGCTTGAATGACAGCCCAGAAAACAAGAACCAAGGTTATACCCATTCCGTTTTAATGACGTTCGCAGATGAAGCGGGGCGTCAGAACTACCTTCCGCACCCAGAGCATGATGCGCTGAAAGATGTATTTCGTCCTTTGTTAGATGACATCATCGTGTTCGATTACTCCCTGTAA
- a CDS encoding beta-N-acetylhexosaminidase encodes MLKKSLLAICCFAALSGCGSPSQNTTQTKVDMLADNLDMSFEIVTNYGNENGIACAELKADYASCNLVNIVLTNDGSQVNIEDWSIYFHSIRPVLENRNKEFKVTHITGDLHKIEPSDHFTGFQKNKTHTIPIISEAWQVSYTDFMPRAFVFAKGAEAKNIASTDTEDLTMFVKGLDQSQVRFSVDDNNPRSTAESRYENNQDMIFREATGEILPTPKHVEFTGSYLPIIQGLNLDSLPVSDSTKQAVINQADMMGITNLESGININVQYQNAELIKDKESYQLEINSDSINIVAIDEIGVFYAMQSLLNVYDPLSRYTIPTMKVVDAPRFEYRGFMVDVGRNFHSKDTIFKTIEQMAAFKMNKLHLHMGEDEGWRLEIPGLPELTEVGSQRCFNEDEQQCLMPQLGSGANNDNFGSGYFTRQDYIDILLYAKAHKIEVIPEFDMPAHARAAVMSMEARYQKYMNLGDVEKAEQYRLLDPQDESNVTTVQFYNRQSFINPCLESSTQFVNKVITEVKSMHEEAGMPLTLWHFGGDEAKNIKLGHGFQDINDAPQVGKGQIDLSKEHKPYEKSPQCLAKIESGEIENQDALLSYFAIEVSKLLKEQNVSTFQAWQDGLKYVENSDALATDNTRVNLWDTVFWGASDASSQLVNDGYQVVLSNPDHIYLDMPYEVDEHERGYYWATRASDTRKMFSYTPENLPQNAELAKDRNGDSYTAKGTLTPNQPVYGLSAALWSETIRTDAQYEYMAFPRLMAVAERAWNKAEWELEYQADVEYSSTTERTNKNILTDDWSRFASILGQRELAKTEMRDITYRLPVPGGKILQGKLHMNSQFPGLSLEYSTDNGQSWHVYLNASKPSVESSVLVRSVSHLGHRTSRTIQVPYSQ; translated from the coding sequence ATGTTAAAAAAATCACTGCTTGCCATTTGCTGTTTCGCCGCTCTATCAGGGTGTGGTTCGCCTTCTCAAAACACCACACAAACTAAAGTCGACATGCTCGCCGACAATCTAGACATGTCGTTTGAAATCGTTACAAACTACGGCAACGAAAATGGTATTGCTTGTGCAGAGCTCAAAGCGGATTACGCATCTTGCAACTTGGTCAACATCGTTCTGACCAATGATGGGTCTCAAGTAAACATCGAAGATTGGTCGATCTATTTCCATAGTATTCGCCCAGTCTTAGAGAACCGTAACAAAGAATTTAAGGTCACACACATAACCGGAGATCTGCATAAGATCGAACCGAGTGATCACTTCACTGGCTTCCAAAAGAACAAGACCCACACAATTCCGATCATATCCGAAGCCTGGCAAGTCTCTTACACCGACTTTATGCCGCGCGCCTTTGTGTTTGCTAAAGGCGCAGAAGCAAAAAACATCGCATCTACAGATACGGAAGATCTCACTATGTTCGTTAAAGGTTTGGACCAGTCTCAAGTTCGATTCTCTGTCGACGACAACAACCCAAGATCAACCGCAGAAAGCCGCTATGAGAATAATCAAGACATGATATTTCGAGAAGCGACGGGCGAGATTCTACCAACACCGAAACACGTAGAGTTCACTGGCAGCTATTTACCCATTATCCAAGGTCTCAACCTAGATTCACTGCCGGTATCAGATTCAACTAAGCAAGCCGTGATTAACCAAGCTGACATGATGGGGATTACCAATCTGGAAAGTGGCATTAACATCAATGTTCAATATCAAAATGCCGAACTGATTAAGGATAAAGAGAGCTACCAGCTAGAGATCAACTCAGACAGCATTAACATTGTTGCTATCGACGAGATTGGCGTGTTCTATGCGATGCAGTCGCTCCTCAATGTCTACGATCCTTTGTCTCGTTACACCATTCCAACCATGAAGGTGGTCGATGCACCAAGGTTTGAATATCGAGGTTTCATGGTGGATGTCGGCCGTAACTTCCACTCTAAAGACACGATATTCAAAACCATCGAACAAATGGCTGCCTTTAAGATGAACAAACTGCACCTACACATGGGTGAAGATGAAGGTTGGAGATTAGAAATTCCGGGGCTACCTGAACTGACGGAGGTTGGCAGCCAACGTTGTTTCAATGAAGATGAGCAGCAATGTTTGATGCCGCAGCTCGGTTCGGGGGCTAACAACGATAACTTTGGCTCGGGGTATTTTACTCGCCAAGATTACATCGACATTTTGCTGTATGCCAAAGCACACAAAATCGAAGTGATTCCTGAATTTGATATGCCAGCGCACGCGAGGGCCGCCGTAATGTCGATGGAAGCTCGCTACCAAAAATACATGAATTTAGGTGACGTTGAAAAAGCGGAGCAGTATCGCCTACTCGATCCACAGGACGAATCCAACGTGACCACCGTTCAGTTCTATAATCGTCAAAGCTTTATCAACCCGTGTCTTGAGTCTTCAACACAGTTCGTAAACAAAGTCATCACTGAAGTTAAGAGCATGCACGAAGAAGCCGGTATGCCGTTAACCCTTTGGCATTTCGGAGGAGACGAAGCCAAGAACATCAAGCTTGGCCATGGTTTTCAAGACATAAACGATGCACCTCAAGTGGGCAAAGGACAAATTGATCTGTCCAAAGAACACAAACCTTATGAGAAATCGCCTCAGTGCTTAGCCAAGATCGAATCTGGTGAAATAGAAAACCAAGACGCACTGCTGAGCTACTTTGCCATCGAGGTTTCAAAGCTATTAAAAGAGCAGAACGTATCGACCTTCCAAGCGTGGCAAGACGGGCTAAAGTACGTTGAGAATTCAGACGCTCTTGCCACCGACAACACACGTGTCAACTTATGGGATACGGTTTTCTGGGGAGCAAGCGACGCGTCGAGCCAACTCGTGAACGATGGTTATCAAGTCGTGTTGTCTAACCCTGATCATATCTATCTAGACATGCCTTACGAGGTTGATGAACATGAACGCGGCTACTACTGGGCAACACGAGCCTCTGACACTCGCAAGATGTTTTCATACACCCCAGAGAATCTGCCGCAAAATGCAGAACTCGCGAAGGATAGAAATGGAGATTCTTATACCGCTAAAGGAACACTCACGCCGAACCAACCTGTTTACGGCCTCTCAGCAGCTCTGTGGTCTGAAACCATCAGAACTGACGCTCAGTATGAATACATGGCCTTCCCTCGCCTAATGGCAGTCGCTGAACGAGCGTGGAACAAGGCGGAATGGGAATTAGAGTATCAAGCCGATGTCGAGTACTCATCTACCACAGAGCGTACTAACAAGAACATCTTGACCGACGATTGGAGCCGATTTGCCAGTATTCTTGGCCAACGTGAATTGGCAAAAACGGAAATGAGAGACATCACATACCGCTTGCCCGTTCCGGGAGGGAAGATCCTCCAAGGTAAACTGCATATGAACTCTCAGTTTCCGGGCTTATCTTTAGAATATTCAACCGACAACGGTCAATCTTGGCACGTCTACCTCAATGCAAGTAAGCCTTCAGTAGAGTCCAGCGTTTTGGTTCGTAGTGTTTCTCACCTAGGGCACCGAACCAGCAGAACCATTCAAGTTCCATATAGCCAATAA
- the tnaA gene encoding tryptophanase produces MENFKHLPEPFRIRVVEPVKRTTRAYREQAIVEAGMNPFLLDSDDVFIDLLTDSGTGSITQRMQAAMLMGDEAYSGSRSYYALSNAVKDIFGYELTIPTHQGRGAEQIYIPVLIKKREMEKGLDRSKMVALSNYFFDTTQGHTQVNCCVAKNVYTKEAFDTSVNADFKGNFDVVKLEEAILEAGAANVPYIVSTITCNSAGGQPVSIANLKAVYEIAQKYDIPVIMDSARYAENAYFIQQREVGYQDWTIEQITRESYKYADGLAMSAKKDAMVQMGGLLCFKDESFMDVYTECRTLCVVQEGFPTYGGLEGGAMERLAVGLYDGMRQDWLEYRIGQVQYLVDGLEAMGIVCQQAGGHAAFVDAGKLLPHIPAGQFPAHALACELYKVAGIRAVEIGSLLQGRDPATGDQHPCPAELLRLTIPRATYTQTHMDFIIEAFEKVKENAGKVKGLDFTYEPPVLRHFTARLKEVEISEKQAGKKNEQTLEEAF; encoded by the coding sequence ATGGAAAACTTCAAACATCTACCAGAACCGTTTCGTATTCGCGTTGTAGAGCCAGTAAAAAGAACAACTCGCGCTTATCGTGAGCAAGCCATTGTCGAAGCGGGCATGAACCCGTTTCTACTCGACAGTGATGACGTGTTCATCGATTTGCTGACAGACAGCGGTACCGGTTCAATTACTCAACGCATGCAAGCCGCGATGTTGATGGGTGATGAAGCTTACAGCGGCAGTCGCAGTTACTATGCACTGTCGAATGCGGTGAAAGATATCTTCGGCTACGAGTTGACGATTCCAACACACCAAGGGCGCGGCGCAGAGCAGATTTACATTCCTGTTCTGATTAAGAAGCGCGAAATGGAAAAAGGACTCGATCGCAGCAAAATGGTCGCGCTGTCTAACTATTTCTTCGATACAACACAAGGTCACACCCAAGTGAATTGCTGTGTGGCGAAAAACGTTTATACCAAAGAAGCATTTGATACCTCAGTGAACGCTGATTTCAAAGGCAACTTCGATGTTGTGAAACTGGAAGAAGCTATCTTAGAAGCAGGCGCGGCTAATGTTCCTTATATCGTGAGCACCATTACCTGTAACTCGGCTGGTGGACAACCTGTCTCTATTGCCAACCTTAAAGCCGTGTATGAAATCGCACAGAAGTACGATATCCCAGTAATTATGGATTCTGCACGCTACGCTGAAAATGCTTACTTCATTCAGCAGCGTGAAGTCGGTTATCAAGATTGGACAATCGAACAGATCACACGTGAATCTTACAAATACGCGGATGGTTTAGCCATGTCTGCTAAGAAAGATGCGATGGTACAGATGGGAGGCTTACTCTGCTTTAAAGATGAGTCATTCATGGATGTGTACACAGAATGTCGAACCTTGTGTGTCGTGCAAGAGGGCTTCCCAACTTATGGTGGCTTAGAAGGCGGCGCGATGGAGCGTTTGGCGGTTGGCCTTTATGACGGCATGCGTCAAGATTGGCTGGAATACCGCATTGGTCAGGTTCAATACCTTGTTGATGGCTTAGAAGCGATGGGTATCGTGTGTCAGCAAGCAGGTGGTCATGCTGCGTTTGTGGATGCGGGTAAACTGCTTCCTCATATTCCAGCAGGCCAATTCCCAGCGCATGCGTTGGCGTGTGAACTGTACAAGGTGGCGGGCATTAGAGCGGTTGAGATTGGTTCTTTACTGCAAGGTCGTGATCCTGCAACGGGCGATCAACATCCATGTCCTGCAGAATTATTGCGCTTAACCATTCCACGCGCGACGTACACACAAACCCACATGGATTTCATTATCGAAGCATTCGAGAAAGTAAAAGAGAATGCTGGGAAAGTGAAAGGGCTCGATTTTACCTATGAACCGCCTGTGTTAAGACACTTTACGGCGCGCTTGAAAGAGGTAGAAATAAGCGAGAAGCAAGCAGGAAAAAAGAATGAACAAACGCTCGAAGAAGCATTTTAA
- a CDS encoding GTPase family protein: protein MKKIRNLFRLLAVLSSGRWGIALISAIFPSIIMMGFGVFLAVKYGYLLEMSIAIAVSTLVFTIPLFISSRSSRKPTYSDTSANPASEDETESPPKTADTDDALVNGALINDAMVKASDEWSQAELLIWNDSKHYVRQQLMVEIEWGNLDQTGLEVLEFVAKKFDKKSLDFSIPEGLKLFEEVSRRYKLVVKEHIPGIEYLKVSYIKAGYEAYDKYGELGQKIFKAAIWGNHLKNLYLNPLKVISDLGREQATSSMTKGVVDDMQYAAKQALLDEVAAVAIDLYSGRFSIEDEALTVSDVSEVDEKRFAPELEPVRIVLVGQTSSGKSSLINALKQELVAEVDVLPSTDTSTVYNAFVDDNDVRVVDLQGLDGNAKTEALMLKEMTQADVVLWVLKANQSARDLDKQLKDRFDAFYDDPKNISRKKPIVVLVVNQVDRLKPVDEWQPPYDLENPISAKGKIIAQALEYNQTLLQPDIALPLAIAPEKGEFGLDTLRQTLLERIADANNVQRNRQRFEAMKRGTSVKGQLNKAVKAGKKVAPSALKAATPKLAEMAIKQVVKKK from the coding sequence ATGAAGAAAATTAGAAACCTCTTTCGATTACTTGCTGTGCTATCCAGTGGGCGTTGGGGCATAGCTCTGATTTCGGCGATCTTCCCAAGCATTATCATGATGGGTTTTGGTGTCTTCTTGGCGGTCAAATACGGTTACTTATTGGAAATGTCGATTGCGATTGCGGTGAGTACCTTGGTGTTCACCATTCCTTTATTCATTTCTAGCCGTTCTTCGCGGAAGCCAACTTATAGCGATACGTCTGCAAACCCAGCGAGCGAGGATGAAACCGAATCACCGCCTAAGACTGCTGACACTGATGATGCGTTAGTCAATGGTGCGTTAATAAATGATGCGATGGTCAAAGCATCCGATGAATGGTCGCAAGCTGAGTTGTTGATTTGGAATGATTCAAAGCACTATGTACGACAGCAATTAATGGTCGAGATAGAGTGGGGCAACCTCGACCAAACCGGTTTAGAGGTACTTGAGTTTGTCGCCAAAAAGTTTGATAAAAAATCACTCGACTTCTCTATCCCTGAAGGCCTAAAACTCTTCGAAGAGGTCAGTCGCCGCTACAAGTTGGTGGTGAAAGAACACATTCCGGGTATCGAATATCTCAAGGTTTCCTACATCAAAGCGGGCTATGAAGCCTATGACAAATACGGTGAGCTAGGGCAGAAGATCTTCAAAGCGGCTATCTGGGGCAACCACCTTAAGAACCTGTATTTGAATCCATTGAAGGTGATTTCCGATTTAGGTCGAGAGCAAGCGACATCTTCCATGACCAAAGGCGTGGTGGATGACATGCAATACGCCGCCAAACAGGCCTTACTTGATGAAGTGGCTGCAGTAGCGATTGATCTTTATAGCGGGCGATTCAGCATTGAAGACGAAGCGTTAACTGTATCTGATGTGTCAGAAGTCGACGAGAAACGTTTTGCTCCTGAATTAGAACCCGTGCGAATTGTGTTGGTGGGGCAAACAAGTTCGGGAAAATCCTCCCTGATTAATGCCCTTAAGCAAGAGCTGGTTGCTGAAGTCGATGTTCTACCATCAACCGATACATCAACCGTCTACAACGCGTTTGTCGACGACAATGACGTTCGAGTGGTTGATCTACAAGGGCTTGACGGCAATGCCAAAACCGAAGCCTTAATGCTGAAAGAGATGACCCAAGCCGATGTGGTGCTGTGGGTACTTAAAGCCAATCAGTCTGCGCGTGATTTGGATAAGCAGTTGAAAGATCGATTTGATGCTTTCTATGACGATCCTAAGAACATCTCGCGCAAGAAGCCGATTGTGGTGTTGGTTGTGAATCAAGTAGATAGGTTAAAGCCTGTAGATGAGTGGCAACCTCCGTATGACTTAGAGAACCCAATATCGGCCAAGGGTAAGATCATTGCTCAAGCGCTCGAATACAATCAAACACTGTTACAGCCGGACATTGCTTTGCCGCTGGCGATTGCGCCAGAAAAGGGGGAGTTTGGTTTAGATACTTTAAGGCAGACGTTGCTCGAACGCATCGCTGACGCAAATAACGTTCAGAGAAATCGCCAACGTTTTGAAGCAATGAAAAGAGGGACGTCGGTTAAAGGACAACTGAACAAAGCGGTAAAAGCCGGTAAGAAAGTAGCACCAAGTGCACTGAAAGCCGCAACACCGAAGTTAGCTGAAATGGCGATTAAACAAGTGGTTAAGAAGAAGTAA
- a CDS encoding peptide-methionine (S)-S-oxide reductase: MEQIYLAGGCLWGVQEFIKYVPGVISTEAGRANGSAQPTENETTQSDETQNAYDGYAECVQIEFDPSITSVTVLMEHLFEIIDPYSVNKQGVDVGEKYRTGVYSTNALHLSEAANYIASREDADRIALEILPLTHYVASDEIHQHHLSQYPEDHHLCNIPWDLLHKYKS; the protein is encoded by the coding sequence ATGGAACAAATTTATTTAGCAGGCGGATGCTTGTGGGGCGTGCAAGAGTTCATTAAATATGTACCCGGAGTGATCAGTACAGAAGCCGGTCGTGCCAATGGCAGCGCCCAGCCAACAGAAAACGAGACAACACAAAGTGATGAGACCCAAAACGCTTATGATGGTTACGCAGAGTGTGTCCAGATTGAGTTTGATCCGAGCATCACGTCAGTCACGGTTTTGATGGAGCATCTGTTTGAGATCATCGACCCATACAGCGTAAACAAACAAGGGGTTGATGTGGGCGAGAAATACCGCACGGGTGTATACAGCACTAACGCCCTGCACTTATCAGAAGCTGCGAACTACATTGCCTCTCGTGAGGACGCAGACCGAATCGCACTCGAGATATTGCCGTTAACTCACTATGTCGCGAGTGATGAGATCCACCAGCATCACCTAAGCCAATATCCTGAGGATCACCACTTGTGCAATATCCCTTGGGATCTGCTGCATAAATACAAATCCTAG
- a CDS encoding DUF3103 domain-containing protein — MRPSFSISMVLATTVVGFQSYANNIDTTNSRSLSENASAQKQSLALQISARYSDLELSLKDQITEKQLSTPIDKLNSAKPYSAFSSKMQKADLSYRKMKGVNDFSDSLLEIRMADEAMIEAWKNGESPLFAFEPSGDDSNWQYIEAYDVYGQVHELDVYQTPDVPVFVIDSNGAEELKAGLMAMQSEMQKLGTTTQINSDSKTDANTPKIQKQTFLGKATRSMTMSEPEELNTTQLSKIRLAIDREPWISGKAEIYAIVTGVDSSRIEPQIDLVEMPYLDYDKQTYYPNQTVIFWPRYRWGAADMILMEHDDGTDYKALAKLLVQAAEEILKMIPDPEVQGYAIIPQITGKIIDVIPDGVLVNDDDFVDVYYTLMQNTPYVDRPGAGGNAVASFTPVTISPTE, encoded by the coding sequence ATGAGACCATCTTTTTCTATCAGTATGGTACTTGCAACGACAGTGGTTGGCTTTCAGTCCTATGCAAACAACATCGACACAACAAACTCACGCTCTCTTTCGGAGAACGCCTCAGCGCAAAAGCAATCTCTGGCGTTGCAAATCAGTGCCCGCTACTCCGATCTTGAGCTTTCTTTAAAAGACCAGATAACAGAAAAGCAACTGTCTACACCGATAGACAAGCTTAACTCAGCCAAGCCCTACTCCGCGTTTTCAAGCAAGATGCAGAAAGCCGATCTTAGCTACCGTAAGATGAAAGGGGTCAACGACTTCAGTGACTCTTTGCTAGAGATTCGCATGGCCGATGAAGCAATGATTGAAGCTTGGAAAAACGGTGAGAGCCCGCTGTTTGCCTTCGAACCATCAGGCGATGATTCAAATTGGCAATACATTGAAGCCTATGATGTATATGGGCAGGTTCACGAACTAGACGTGTACCAAACGCCAGACGTTCCTGTATTTGTCATTGATAGTAACGGTGCAGAAGAACTCAAAGCAGGCTTAATGGCAATGCAGAGCGAGATGCAGAAACTAGGCACCACCACGCAAATCAATAGCGATAGTAAAACTGACGCCAATACCCCCAAAATTCAGAAACAAACATTCTTAGGCAAAGCGACTCGCTCAATGACGATGTCTGAACCTGAAGAATTGAACACCACCCAATTATCTAAGATTCGTTTGGCTATCGATAGAGAACCGTGGATCTCTGGCAAAGCTGAAATCTACGCTATTGTCACTGGGGTTGATTCAAGCCGTATAGAGCCACAGATCGACCTCGTTGAGATGCCTTATCTGGATTACGACAAACAAACTTATTACCCAAATCAAACCGTCATTTTCTGGCCTCGTTACCGCTGGGGCGCTGCCGATATGATCTTGATGGAGCACGACGATGGTACTGACTATAAAGCGTTAGCAAAACTATTGGTTCAAGCCGCTGAAGAGATACTGAAGATGATTCCTGATCCAGAAGTTCAGGGGTATGCGATTATCCCTCAGATCACAGGCAAGATTATCGACGTAATTCCCGATGGCGTATTAGTGAATGATGATGACTTCGTGGACGTGTATTACACCTTAATGCAAAACACCCCTTATGTTGATCGTCCGGGTGCTGGCGGTAATGCGGTTGCTTCGTTCACCCCTGTTACGATTTCACCGACAGAGTAA
- a CDS encoding LysR family transcriptional regulator: MDFNLDIQNILVIKRMYELRHVGLVAESLGKTAGAISKNLSKLKVQLDDPLFIQTKQGFEPTSFVEANIANFEQILSSVEAIKHQEFSPETYQGDIKIYANTLFWERFGSKLYFSLSKEAPHAHYSFVRWGSNVKNRLIDGEEAIAVHYFDETLPQSISQTEFGKGKVVFFVREDHPAKDFESLANYPIILFKTPGWNDNKYPILERLRNIGFQINPKVEVDHPAMIHDVVLKSDYFGITLNGSVPDGCRSIDLPEKLTIDVSYVMSCRRSQKDAPLNQWLLQILKSALKNKQA, encoded by the coding sequence GTGGACTTCAATTTAGATATCCAAAATATCTTAGTCATCAAACGTATGTACGAACTTCGTCATGTTGGTTTGGTCGCAGAGTCGTTGGGCAAAACGGCGGGGGCAATCAGTAAAAACTTGTCTAAGTTAAAGGTTCAGCTCGACGACCCCTTGTTCATTCAAACCAAACAAGGTTTCGAACCTACTTCATTCGTAGAAGCCAATATCGCTAATTTTGAGCAGATTCTGAGTAGTGTTGAAGCGATAAAGCACCAAGAGTTTTCCCCTGAAACTTACCAAGGTGATATCAAAATCTACGCGAATACGCTTTTCTGGGAGCGCTTTGGTTCGAAACTCTACTTTTCTTTGAGTAAAGAAGCCCCGCATGCGCACTACTCGTTCGTTAGATGGGGAAGCAATGTTAAAAATAGGCTCATCGACGGCGAAGAAGCAATAGCGGTGCACTACTTTGATGAAACCCTGCCACAGTCAATTTCTCAGACAGAATTTGGAAAAGGAAAAGTCGTGTTCTTCGTCAGAGAAGACCATCCCGCGAAAGACTTTGAGTCACTCGCCAACTATCCAATTATTCTATTTAAAACCCCCGGATGGAATGACAACAAATATCCGATCCTTGAGCGACTTAGAAACATAGGTTTTCAGATAAACCCTAAAGTAGAAGTTGACCACCCTGCAATGATTCATGATGTCGTACTTAAATCTGACTATTTTGGTATCACTCTCAATGGCAGCGTACCAGATGGATGTCGAAGTATTGATTTGCCGGAAAAACTGACTATCGATGTCAGCTATGTAATGAGCTGTCGTCGCTCACAGAAAGACGCGCCTTTGAATCAATGGCTATTACAAATTCTGAAATCCGCTCTGAAAAACAAGCAAGCGTAG